A stretch of Myxococcus hansupus DNA encodes these proteins:
- a CDS encoding TolB family protein: MLRTLALSCWLLPPLALATTPAPRTLTGTLHVVAGGPGDQTDPHVSGPWVAYTNESRGTSEIRYHDLRTSTDAAIPNEGAFDFVSDISGSTIVFTRVSTSSAIYVFDVGSDTVARELAPEAGSSRRSAVIGGRTVAWQDFGYTGVTSQPEIAAFDLDHGTLTRLTDDTFHDRTPAVSPDGATVVWAKCDEQGLRCDIWQARRGANGFTSQALTGSEGEESHPDTNGEVAVYASTRTLDGVTDRDIYWKPLNGGTEQRLALPGMDANPSISGSLIAFERRDPAKNDFDIVLYDMNTETLYAITNTPENESLTDLSVDADGTVRVVWTVSQNGDFNVHAFTFKLDDEPGCKLAPVEPAVPAEVCARPGDWPMLASLEVARTSGQPNGVALGFAGTGDGVLCVDNGYNGEDSTAGWVWLNGRELVDPSRFKPGVPRVATRAPLDGHNSLTALISGRPGSAFRIRVYGPPRVCQPLSGTPTDATVIPGFALKPVSSSSAPVSPMTFIPEGPVRDAGLRGCSTGGGPITLSGVILLLAGLLRPRRAKALRRGDGAL, encoded by the coding sequence ATGCTGCGGACACTGGCCCTGAGTTGTTGGCTGCTTCCTCCGTTGGCGCTCGCAACCACCCCCGCGCCGAGAACGTTGACGGGCACCCTCCACGTCGTCGCCGGAGGCCCGGGAGACCAGACGGACCCTCACGTCAGCGGGCCGTGGGTGGCGTACACGAACGAGTCTCGGGGCACGAGCGAGATTCGCTACCACGACCTGCGGACCTCCACGGACGCGGCCATCCCGAACGAGGGCGCGTTCGACTTCGTGTCGGATATCTCGGGCAGCACCATCGTCTTCACGCGGGTGAGTACGTCGAGCGCCATCTACGTCTTCGACGTGGGCTCGGACACGGTGGCCCGGGAGCTGGCGCCGGAAGCGGGCAGCAGTCGCCGCTCCGCGGTGATTGGTGGCCGCACCGTCGCGTGGCAGGACTTCGGCTACACCGGCGTGACGTCGCAGCCGGAGATCGCCGCGTTTGACTTGGACCACGGCACGCTCACGCGCCTCACGGACGACACGTTCCATGACCGCACGCCCGCTGTGTCGCCGGATGGCGCGACGGTGGTCTGGGCCAAGTGCGACGAGCAGGGTTTGCGCTGCGACATCTGGCAGGCCCGGCGAGGCGCCAACGGCTTCACGTCGCAAGCGCTCACGGGCAGCGAAGGCGAGGAGTCCCATCCGGACACCAACGGCGAGGTGGCCGTCTACGCGAGCACGCGCACGCTCGACGGCGTGACGGACCGGGACATCTACTGGAAGCCGCTGAATGGGGGCACGGAGCAGCGACTGGCGCTGCCGGGGATGGACGCGAACCCCAGCATCAGCGGCTCCTTGATTGCCTTCGAGCGGAGGGACCCGGCGAAGAACGACTTCGACATCGTGCTCTACGACATGAACACGGAGACGCTCTACGCCATCACGAACACGCCTGAGAACGAGAGCCTCACCGACCTGAGCGTGGACGCGGACGGCACGGTGCGCGTGGTGTGGACCGTGTCGCAGAACGGGGACTTCAACGTCCACGCCTTCACCTTCAAGCTGGATGACGAGCCCGGCTGCAAGCTCGCGCCGGTGGAGCCGGCGGTGCCCGCGGAGGTCTGCGCGCGGCCCGGTGACTGGCCGATGCTCGCGTCGCTGGAGGTCGCGCGAACGAGCGGTCAGCCCAATGGCGTGGCGCTCGGCTTCGCGGGCACCGGTGACGGCGTGTTGTGCGTGGACAACGGCTACAACGGCGAGGACTCCACCGCGGGCTGGGTGTGGCTCAACGGTCGGGAGCTGGTGGACCCGTCGCGTTTCAAGCCGGGCGTGCCGCGCGTGGCGACGCGTGCACCGTTGGATGGGCACAACTCGCTGACGGCGCTCATCTCCGGCAGACCTGGGAGCGCGTTTCGGATCCGCGTGTATGGCCCGCCGAGGGTGTGTCAACCCCTGTCGGGGACACCCACCGACGCCACCGTCATTCCGGGGTTCGCACTCAAGCCGGTGTCATCTTCGTCCGCGCCGGTGTCTCCGATGACCTTCATTCCCGAGGGGCCGGTGCGGGATGCGGGGCTTCGGGGCTGTAGCACCGGCGGTGGTCCGATAACGCTTTCCGGGGTGATCCTGTTGCTGGCCGGATTGCTGCGTCCCCGTCGTGCGAAGGCGCTTCGACGTGGCGACGGTGCCCTGTAG
- a CDS encoding DUF4388 domain-containing protein → MVCAPMARLLIVEDNHELASLIVAMAQSRGHEAQAASTGEAALESLGPNTRWDAALVDLLLPDIRGSEVLAALRAHGIPALAVSGVYKGDRFAQEAVQVHGARAFFEKPFDLITVMEALEQAGGVSPQPRAPPPIAESVLLDELLDAEDLIVLEEFPPESGGSSEPLQVVPSTDPLPEPSDAEHALPLPFGMREKVWSETATPSEPPPPRRALPTWSLGGELKETSVPRLLNAYYEARHHGELKLQQGAVLKVVYFESGNIVYAASNLAAERFGRFCARRGVLPESQLPEVAAYAKEHGLRTGEAMIRMGLIDAAQRKQLLEEQVKDIVASTFAWKEGGFGFSAMRPRRTDLVKLSVFPGDLVLEGVAKTETLVALRQHMPRSRRLFPTADAPYGLHELKLEGPQALVLAYADGSKTVEDLLTLTDLSERQTLATLRALELLGILEERPDTPSRRHRISFGL, encoded by the coding sequence ATGGTCTGCGCGCCCATGGCGCGACTGCTCATCGTCGAAGACAACCACGAGCTGGCCTCCCTCATCGTCGCCATGGCGCAAAGCCGTGGCCACGAGGCGCAGGCCGCCTCCACCGGCGAGGCCGCGTTGGAGTCGCTCGGTCCGAACACCCGGTGGGACGCCGCGCTGGTGGACCTGCTGCTCCCCGACATCCGAGGCAGCGAGGTGCTGGCCGCGCTGCGAGCCCATGGCATCCCCGCCCTCGCGGTGAGCGGCGTGTACAAGGGCGACCGCTTCGCCCAGGAAGCCGTGCAGGTCCACGGGGCCCGCGCCTTCTTCGAAAAGCCGTTCGACCTCATCACCGTCATGGAGGCCCTGGAGCAGGCCGGTGGCGTGTCCCCCCAACCGCGCGCTCCCCCGCCCATCGCGGAGAGCGTGCTGTTGGACGAGCTGCTCGACGCCGAGGACCTCATCGTGCTGGAAGAGTTTCCCCCCGAGTCCGGAGGCTCCTCCGAGCCCCTTCAAGTCGTCCCCAGCACGGATCCCCTCCCGGAGCCCTCCGACGCGGAGCACGCCCTCCCCCTGCCCTTCGGCATGCGCGAGAAGGTGTGGAGCGAGACGGCCACGCCCTCCGAGCCCCCGCCGCCCCGGCGCGCGCTGCCCACGTGGTCGCTCGGCGGCGAGCTGAAGGAGACGTCCGTCCCGAGGCTGCTCAACGCGTACTACGAGGCGCGCCACCACGGGGAGCTGAAGCTCCAGCAAGGCGCGGTGCTCAAGGTCGTCTATTTCGAATCCGGCAACATCGTGTACGCCGCGTCCAATCTGGCCGCGGAGCGCTTCGGCCGCTTCTGCGCCCGCCGCGGCGTGCTGCCCGAGTCGCAACTGCCGGAAGTCGCCGCCTACGCGAAGGAGCACGGCCTGCGCACGGGCGAGGCCATGATTCGCATGGGCCTGATTGACGCCGCCCAGCGCAAGCAGTTGCTCGAGGAGCAGGTGAAGGACATCGTCGCGTCCACCTTCGCCTGGAAGGAAGGCGGCTTTGGCTTCAGCGCCATGCGGCCCCGCCGCACGGACCTGGTGAAGCTGTCCGTCTTCCCCGGCGACCTGGTGCTGGAAGGCGTGGCGAAGACGGAGACACTGGTGGCCCTGCGCCAGCACATGCCGCGCTCGCGGCGCCTGTTCCCCACCGCCGACGCCCCGTATGGCCTGCACGAGTTGAAGCTCGAGGGCCCCCAGGCGCTGGTGCTGGCCTACGCGGATGGCAGCAAGACAGTGGAGGATCTGCTCACGCTCACGGACCTGTCCGAGCGCCAGACGCTGGCCACGCTGCGCGCGCTGGAGCTGCTCGGCATCCTGGAGGAGCGGCCCGACACGCCGAGCCGCCGCCACCGCATCAGCTTCGGCCTGTAG
- a CDS encoding VOC family protein, which translates to MDVQGFHHVAIQAKDIERVTGFYRDLLGFPELTRHLRADGSLRSIWVGVPGGGFLAIEAAGGEPASTSFRHDAPGLLMLAFRIPKAARAGVVETFSLAGVPLEHETRWSVYVRDPEGNRVALSHHPED; encoded by the coding sequence ATGGACGTTCAGGGCTTCCACCACGTGGCCATCCAGGCGAAGGACATCGAACGCGTCACCGGGTTCTACAGGGACCTGCTGGGCTTTCCCGAGTTGACCCGGCATCTCCGTGCGGATGGCTCTCTCCGGAGCATCTGGGTCGGCGTGCCAGGGGGCGGCTTCCTGGCCATCGAGGCGGCGGGCGGGGAACCCGCGTCCACGTCGTTCCGTCATGACGCGCCGGGACTGCTGATGCTCGCGTTCCGGATTCCCAAGGCCGCCCGGGCTGGGGTCGTGGAGACCTTCTCCCTGGCGGGGGTGCCACTGGAGCACGAGACCCGGTGGTCCGTGTACGTCCGGGACCCGGAGGGGAACCGCGTGGCGCTGAGTCATCACCCGGAGGACTAG
- a CDS encoding general secretion pathway protein GspE, translating into MRLGEQLLKDGLVSADGLEEALEAQVVHGGRLGTNLVELGLLTEQDLSKTLGKLHNSAFASGEMVPDPKAMELVSPNHADDKEYLPMRVDATRLSLAVVNPHDFATLDAIAFRTGKRVVPVVIPEFRMNQLLRRYCKAFRPLRAIDMNAVRLRPAPGSPAELAKAEEKPPDLMSEEEFQSVYASALRGGADYDDSDLGEEEIITGVEVLEPAPMAPVAQAPVAPPMPPQVAARPPVAPPLGGMAPPPVGGIVVPPPMAQVPAAAQMDAALGGAEATAPVQPPRAPEPPPTPLTFAEAQAELARSSDREDVARTVLRFALGKWKRNLLLSVQGSLVTGWHGMGKGVRDAVVRRIGVPLREQSTFRLVRDTRSHYIGPVRRDAAMGVFYKLMGGGFPTTAVILPLLVRGKVVHLLYVDNGPDQLTPPDVGELLILSQSVNRSYEAMMRRRKSA; encoded by the coding sequence ATGCGCCTGGGTGAACAGCTCCTGAAGGATGGTCTCGTCTCCGCCGACGGGCTCGAGGAAGCGCTCGAAGCCCAGGTGGTGCATGGCGGGCGGCTGGGCACCAACCTGGTGGAGCTGGGGCTGCTGACAGAGCAGGACCTGTCGAAGACGCTGGGGAAGCTTCACAACAGCGCGTTCGCGTCCGGGGAGATGGTGCCCGACCCGAAGGCGATGGAGCTGGTCTCCCCGAACCACGCGGACGACAAGGAGTACCTGCCCATGCGGGTGGACGCGACGCGGCTGAGCCTCGCCGTGGTCAACCCGCACGACTTCGCGACGCTGGACGCGATCGCGTTCCGGACAGGCAAGCGCGTGGTGCCGGTGGTCATCCCCGAGTTCCGGATGAACCAACTGCTGCGCCGGTACTGCAAGGCGTTCCGGCCGCTGCGCGCCATCGACATGAACGCGGTGCGGCTGCGGCCCGCACCGGGCTCCCCGGCTGAATTGGCGAAGGCGGAGGAGAAGCCGCCCGACCTGATGAGCGAGGAGGAGTTTCAGTCCGTCTACGCCTCCGCGCTGCGCGGTGGCGCGGACTACGACGACTCGGACCTGGGCGAGGAGGAGATCATCACCGGCGTGGAGGTGCTGGAGCCCGCGCCGATGGCTCCGGTGGCCCAGGCCCCGGTGGCGCCGCCCATGCCGCCGCAGGTCGCGGCCCGGCCGCCCGTGGCCCCTCCGCTGGGGGGCATGGCGCCGCCTCCCGTGGGTGGCATCGTGGTTCCGCCGCCCATGGCGCAGGTGCCGGCGGCCGCGCAGATGGACGCCGCGCTGGGTGGGGCGGAGGCCACGGCCCCCGTGCAGCCGCCTCGTGCGCCGGAGCCTCCTCCGACGCCGCTCACCTTCGCGGAGGCGCAGGCGGAGCTCGCGCGCAGCTCGGACCGCGAGGACGTGGCGCGCACGGTGCTTCGCTTCGCGCTGGGCAAGTGGAAGCGCAACCTCCTGCTGTCGGTGCAGGGCAGCCTCGTGACGGGCTGGCACGGCATGGGCAAGGGTGTGCGCGACGCGGTGGTGCGGCGCATCGGCGTGCCGCTGCGCGAGCAGTCGACGTTCCGGCTCGTGCGTGACACGCGGTCGCACTACATCGGCCCGGTGCGCCGTGATGCGGCCATGGGCGTGTTCTACAAGTTGATGGGCGGCGGTTTCCCGACGACGGCCGTCATCCTCCCGCTGCTGGTGCGCGGCAAGGTCGTCCACCTGCTCTACGTGGACAACGGCCCCGACCAGCTCACGCCGCCCGACGTGGGGGAGCTGCTCATCCTCTCGCAGAGCGTGAACCGCTCGTACGAGGCGATGATGCGGCGCCGGAAGAGCGCGTAG
- a CDS encoding saccharopine dehydrogenase family protein — protein sequence MSKPTAEFDIVVWGATGFTGRLVAEYLAKTQDTHRARWALAGRDLGKLEKVRQGLTAIAPAFSELPLLVADARDAASLDALVPRTRVVCTTVGPYARYGSELVAACVRAGVSYCDLTGEVQWMRRMIDAHHEAAQKTGARIVHTCGFDSIPSDLGVLMMQHHMREAHGGHLDGVRLYMGPMRGGASGGTAASMLQAMEDASTDRQVRKTMAHPHGLDPVPGPWRPESRDAFGVHYSQEVGQWTGPFFMASVNTRVVRRSNALLGHPWGEGFRYAEVASYGTGPKGLLTATGVTVGILGGFVAAAQVKPLRKLLETKVLPAPGEGPSAEAREKGFFVARLMGEGTSAKTGKQVRVKGKVAAQGDPGYAATARMLSESALSLAFDDVPKKGGGVLTPASCMGMKLVERLRRAGMTFEVETLPA from the coding sequence ATGAGCAAGCCGACCGCTGAGTTCGACATCGTCGTCTGGGGTGCCACGGGCTTCACCGGACGGCTGGTGGCCGAGTACCTCGCGAAGACGCAGGACACGCATCGCGCGCGGTGGGCCCTCGCGGGCCGCGACCTGGGCAAGCTGGAGAAGGTTCGCCAGGGGCTGACGGCCATTGCCCCCGCCTTCTCCGAGCTGCCGCTGCTCGTCGCGGATGCACGGGATGCCGCGTCGCTGGACGCCCTGGTGCCGCGCACCCGCGTCGTCTGCACCACGGTGGGCCCCTATGCGCGCTATGGCAGCGAGCTCGTCGCCGCCTGCGTCCGGGCGGGCGTCAGCTACTGCGACCTCACCGGGGAAGTGCAGTGGATGCGCCGCATGATTGATGCGCACCACGAAGCGGCCCAGAAGACGGGCGCCCGCATCGTGCACACCTGCGGCTTCGATTCGATTCCGTCCGACCTGGGCGTGTTGATGATGCAGCACCACATGCGCGAGGCGCACGGGGGCCACCTGGATGGCGTCCGCCTCTACATGGGTCCCATGCGCGGCGGCGCCAGCGGCGGAACGGCTGCGAGCATGCTGCAAGCCATGGAGGATGCATCGACGGACCGGCAGGTCCGGAAGACCATGGCGCACCCGCATGGCTTGGACCCCGTCCCCGGCCCGTGGCGCCCCGAGTCGCGCGATGCGTTTGGCGTCCACTACAGCCAGGAGGTGGGCCAGTGGACGGGGCCCTTCTTCATGGCGTCGGTCAACACGCGCGTCGTCCGGCGCAGCAACGCGTTGCTGGGCCACCCCTGGGGTGAGGGCTTCCGGTACGCGGAGGTCGCCAGCTACGGCACGGGGCCCAAGGGCCTGCTGACCGCCACGGGTGTGACGGTGGGCATCCTGGGTGGCTTCGTCGCCGCGGCGCAGGTGAAGCCGCTGCGCAAGCTGCTGGAGACGAAGGTGCTCCCCGCGCCGGGAGAAGGCCCCTCGGCGGAGGCGCGTGAAAAGGGCTTTTTCGTCGCGCGCCTCATGGGCGAGGGCACCTCGGCCAAGACGGGGAAGCAGGTGCGCGTGAAGGGCAAGGTGGCGGCGCAGGGAGACCCGGGCTACGCGGCCACGGCGCGTATGCTCTCCGAGTCCGCGCTGAGCCTCGCGTTCGATGACGTCCCCAAGAAGGGCGGCGGCGTCCTCACTCCGGCGTCCTGCATGGGCATGAAGCTGGTGGAACGGCTGCGCCGCGCGGGCATGACGTTCGAGGTGGAGACGCTCCCCGCCTGA
- a CDS encoding protein kinase domain-containing protein: protein MSSVRYQSLGPLLAGEGSRAFLGLALEDGASPRPVVLIWAPQDVVQNPELTATLRRETARALVFEHPHILRVHALAEQDGGLARVTEFADGEPLRKLLELQPRLPPHFAALIAADAAVGLHYAHVAGNDDGTPFVHGDVRPETLMLSFTGMTKVTGYGALGVAPRERGGKRVKNRRMYSAPEQLLGGREAVNVQSDVFLLGLVLHECLSGKIPFKDAADPDKAVLTRSLPPMAQDVPLKLDAVLRRATAKRAKERYASALAFREAVVEAVGSLPTHAEFSEFLSKHFPPESEARAARRRVIEGGIADIMQKAGISPPAVAEYLARGALPPSLMPAKWPELPGQLSAAGDASSGTSTSSGAGSSAAAKPSTKDAAASGASAKAAASTPAQATANTGAASGSSAQGQAGAAGSSAHGQAGATGTSAQGTSSASTGNVSSAQGQTGVSGGLTAQGPAGSAAPGAASGSSTSGQASASGPGAQGATAAGAQALPPPPSAQKPSRTWMAFVGVGLALSLGAAAIVLKRLPSNIEAEIEDAGVPEEALPVDAGVPQDAGTVDAGIAMGTLDVTVDPRVEVSIPGQYLGRTPVSASVPAGRHVLTLSNPVLGIQTTRVITVPAGGRSSQQIFLNKGFANVRAPEGAIVTVNGRLVGAAPVDELDLYEGTHQLLVIVNGARWQKTFKVEPGQRVTFDVNFEKPEED, encoded by the coding sequence ATGAGTTCCGTCCGTTACCAGTCCCTCGGTCCCCTGCTGGCTGGGGAAGGCTCACGCGCCTTCCTCGGACTCGCCCTGGAGGACGGCGCGTCGCCCCGTCCCGTGGTGCTCATCTGGGCACCGCAAGATGTCGTGCAGAACCCCGAGCTGACGGCGACGCTGCGTCGCGAGACGGCTCGCGCGCTCGTCTTCGAGCATCCGCACATCCTCCGCGTCCACGCCCTGGCCGAACAGGATGGGGGCCTCGCCCGCGTCACGGAGTTCGCCGACGGCGAGCCTTTGCGGAAGCTGCTGGAGCTTCAGCCTCGGCTGCCGCCCCACTTCGCCGCGTTGATTGCCGCCGATGCCGCCGTGGGCCTGCACTACGCCCACGTGGCCGGTAACGACGACGGCACGCCGTTCGTGCACGGCGACGTCCGGCCCGAGACGCTGATGCTCTCGTTCACGGGCATGACGAAGGTGACGGGCTACGGCGCGCTCGGCGTGGCTCCGCGTGAGCGCGGCGGCAAGCGCGTGAAGAACCGCCGCATGTACAGCGCGCCGGAGCAACTGCTCGGCGGACGCGAAGCCGTCAACGTGCAGTCGGACGTGTTCCTCCTGGGCCTCGTGCTGCACGAGTGCCTCTCCGGCAAGATTCCCTTCAAGGACGCCGCGGACCCGGACAAGGCGGTGCTCACGCGCTCGCTGCCGCCCATGGCGCAGGACGTGCCGCTGAAGCTGGACGCGGTGCTGCGCCGGGCCACGGCGAAGCGGGCCAAGGAGCGCTATGCGTCCGCGCTCGCCTTCCGTGAAGCCGTGGTCGAGGCCGTGGGCTCACTGCCCACGCACGCCGAGTTCTCGGAGTTCCTGTCCAAGCACTTCCCGCCCGAGAGCGAGGCCCGCGCCGCGCGGCGCCGCGTGATTGAAGGCGGCATCGCGGACATCATGCAGAAGGCGGGGATTTCGCCGCCCGCCGTCGCGGAGTACCTCGCGCGGGGCGCCCTGCCCCCCTCCCTGATGCCCGCGAAGTGGCCGGAGCTGCCGGGGCAGTTGTCCGCCGCCGGGGATGCTTCGTCCGGGACTTCGACGTCGTCGGGCGCGGGCTCGTCGGCCGCCGCCAAGCCGAGCACGAAGGACGCGGCGGCGAGTGGCGCCAGCGCGAAGGCCGCCGCGAGCACGCCCGCTCAGGCCACTGCGAACACGGGCGCTGCGTCCGGTTCGAGCGCGCAGGGACAGGCAGGAGCTGCCGGTTCGAGCGCTCACGGACAAGCCGGGGCTACCGGCACGAGCGCGCAGGGCACTTCCTCAGCCAGCACGGGCAACGTGTCCAGCGCGCAGGGACAGACGGGCGTGTCCGGTGGCCTCACCGCGCAGGGACCTGCGGGAAGCGCCGCTCCAGGGGCGGCCTCGGGTTCGAGCACCTCGGGACAGGCCAGCGCCTCGGGCCCCGGTGCCCAGGGGGCGACGGCAGCGGGAGCACAGGCCCTGCCCCCTCCTCCCAGCGCGCAGAAGCCCTCGCGGACCTGGATGGCGTTCGTGGGTGTGGGTCTCGCGCTCTCGTTGGGAGCGGCGGCCATCGTGCTCAAGCGGCTGCCCTCCAACATCGAGGCCGAGATCGAGGACGCGGGTGTCCCCGAGGAAGCGCTCCCCGTGGACGCGGGCGTTCCGCAGGACGCGGGCACCGTGGATGCGGGCATCGCCATGGGCACGCTCGACGTCACCGTGGATCCCCGCGTGGAGGTCTCCATCCCGGGCCAGTACCTGGGACGCACGCCCGTCAGCGCCTCGGTCCCCGCCGGACGGCACGTGCTGACGCTGAGCAATCCGGTGCTCGGCATCCAGACGACGCGGGTCATCACCGTGCCCGCGGGCGGCCGGTCCTCGCAGCAGATCTTCCTCAACAAGGGCTTCGCGAACGTTCGCGCGCCCGAGGGCGCCATCGTCACCGTCAACGGGCGGCTCGTGGGCGCCGCGCCCGTGGATGAACTGGACCTGTACGAGGGCACGCACCAGCTCCTCGTCATCGTCAACGGGGCGCGGTGGCAGAAGACGTTCAAGGTGGAGCCCGGCCAGCGGGTCACCTTCGACGTCAACTTCGAGAAGCCTGAAGAGGACTAG
- a CDS encoding trypsin-like peptidase domain-containing protein — translation MKHAVMRWSLVMVALLASGTASADLARRRDAIVEVVQKVSPAVVYIGTEQEVESRFRGRRSPLEEFFGGMGAEPERQKISGLGSGAIIDPSGIIVTNDHVIRGASAIHVILADGRSFDAEVIGSDAANDLAVLKVKAKEPLPIAKLGTSADLMIGETVVAIGSPFGLSKTVTAGVVSAVGRTFRADNRVYNDFVQTDAAINPGNSGGPLLNVDGEIIGINTAIFGGGAQGIGFAIPADKVRRIVDELTRFGKVRPAWVGIGTADLPSRVARQLGWDRAYGALVTSVEEGSPAAQAGVKRGDVVAELGGSRIQDAEDFDTRVRGYPARSAFPVVLFREGGLRTVQVTPVEFPARMVEGLAWERLGLRVKELRGMLAVSGVRQGSAAADIGLEPGDVILRVNNQPVTTTDAFREALLTARRGRSVLLLVRRGRYGYHVTLPFEQEAGYRL, via the coding sequence ATGAAGCACGCAGTCATGAGGTGGAGCCTGGTGATGGTTGCCCTGCTGGCCTCGGGTACGGCGAGCGCCGACCTCGCGCGGCGGCGCGACGCCATCGTGGAGGTCGTCCAGAAGGTCTCCCCGGCCGTCGTCTACATCGGCACCGAACAGGAGGTGGAGTCGCGCTTCCGGGGACGCCGCTCGCCGCTGGAGGAGTTCTTCGGAGGCATGGGCGCGGAGCCGGAGCGGCAGAAAATCTCCGGCCTGGGCAGCGGCGCCATCATCGACCCCAGCGGCATCATCGTCACCAATGACCACGTCATCCGGGGCGCGTCCGCCATCCACGTCATCCTGGCGGATGGCCGCTCGTTCGACGCCGAGGTGATTGGCAGCGACGCGGCGAACGACCTGGCCGTGCTGAAGGTCAAGGCGAAGGAGCCGCTGCCCATCGCGAAGCTGGGCACCAGCGCCGACCTGATGATTGGTGAGACGGTGGTGGCCATTGGCAGCCCGTTTGGCCTCAGCAAGACCGTCACCGCGGGCGTGGTCTCCGCCGTGGGCCGCACCTTCCGCGCCGACAACCGCGTCTACAACGACTTCGTCCAGACGGACGCCGCCATCAACCCGGGCAACTCGGGCGGCCCGCTGCTCAACGTGGATGGGGAAATCATCGGCATCAACACCGCCATCTTCGGCGGCGGCGCGCAGGGCATCGGCTTCGCGATTCCCGCCGACAAGGTGCGCCGCATCGTCGACGAGCTGACCCGCTTCGGAAAGGTGCGCCCCGCGTGGGTGGGCATCGGCACGGCCGACCTGCCCTCGCGTGTCGCGCGGCAGCTCGGGTGGGACCGGGCCTATGGCGCGCTGGTGACGTCGGTGGAGGAAGGCAGCCCCGCGGCCCAGGCCGGCGTGAAGCGCGGTGACGTGGTGGCCGAGCTGGGCGGCTCGCGCATCCAGGACGCCGAGGACTTCGACACCCGCGTGCGCGGGTATCCGGCCCGCTCCGCGTTCCCCGTGGTCCTCTTCCGGGAGGGGGGCCTGCGCACCGTGCAGGTGACGCCGGTGGAGTTCCCTGCTCGCATGGTCGAGGGGCTGGCGTGGGAGCGCCTAGGACTCCGCGTGAAGGAACTGCGTGGCATGCTGGCCGTGTCGGGCGTGCGTCAAGGCTCCGCCGCGGCGGACATCGGGCTGGAGCCGGGAGACGTCATTCTCCGAGTGAACAATCAGCCGGTGACGACGACCGACGCCTTCCGCGAGGCGCTGCTCACGGCGCGACGGGGACGTAGCGTGCTGTTGCTCGTGCGGCGTGGACGCTACGGCTACCACGTGACGCTGCCGTTCGAGCAGGAAGCAGGCTACCGACTTTAG